One Streptosporangium becharense genomic window, TGGCCGCAGGACTCGTCCTCACCCGCATGTGGGGCAAGCCCGACGGGGTGAGCGACCTGGCCCTCACCGGCTGGCAGCTCACCGCGGGTGGTCTGCTGATCGCCCCGCTGACCTTCGTCGTCGAGGGCATGCCGTCCACGCTGGACGGAGCCGCCGTCGGCGGTTACCTGTGGCTGGGACTCGTCGGCACGGCCGTCGCCTACACCCTGTGGTTCCGCGGCGTCGCCCGGCTGCCCGCCCTCCGGGTCTCCCTGCTCGGGGCCCTCAGCCCGCTCACCGCGGCGCTGCTCGGCTGGCTGGCCCTCGGGCAGGCGCTCAGCCCGCTCCAGCTCACCGGGTTCGCCCTGGCGCTCACCGCGACCGTTCTCGGCCAGCTTCCGGCGCCGCCGGTGCTCAGGCCCCGCACGCGTCCGGTCCGCCCGGACGATCGACGCCCGGAGATCTCCCGTCGGACATGAGACGACGCGGAGCCGATGACTCCGGGATCCGGCGTGTCACCCCGCATGGCGGCGGACCACACCATGCCATGAGATGAACGAGCATGGCGGCGGATCACGCCATGCCATGGGATGACCACGCGCGGAGCCATGACCTGCGTGCGGGGCGTGGGCACGACGCCGGTCGAGCGCACTCCCGGTGCGACCGCCAGGCCCCTACGACCTAACTCCCGGTGCGACCGCCAAGCCCCTACGACCTAACTCCCGGTGCGACCGCCAAGCCCCTACGACCTAACTTCCGGTGCGGTTCGCGACCACGGTCTGGATCATGTGCTCCAGCGCGTAGGCGGGGTCGGCGCCGCCGCCCTTCACCTGCTGGTCGGCGGTCGCGGCGGCCTGGAGCGCGCGGGCCAGCCCCTCCGGCCCCCAGCCGTTCAGCTGCCGCCGGACACGCTCGATCTTCCAGGGCGGCATGCCCAGATGACTTGCGAGCTGGGCGCCCCGCAGGTTACGCGGCGCGCCGCCCACCTTCGCCAGCGAACGCAGGCCCCCGGCGACCGCGCTCACCAGCAGGACGGGTGCCGTTCCGGTGGCGAGGGCCCAGCGCAACTGCTCCAGGGCATCACCGAGGCGCCCTTCCACGGCCGAGTCTGCCACGGTGAAACCACTGACCTCGGCCCGGCCCCGGTGGTATCGGGCGACGGCGGCCTCGTCGATGGCCTTGCCCGGAGTGTCGAAGGCAAGCTGGCTACAGGCTGCTGCGAGCTCCCGCAGGTCGTTTCCCACCGCGTCGAGGAGCGCCTCGGCGGCCTCGGCCCCGATGGTGCGCCCGGCCCGCCTCAGCTCAGCCTTGATGAAGGCGAGCCGCTCGGCCGGCTTGGTCAGCTTGGCCACGGGGACGACGCGCGCACCGGCCTTCTTCACCCCGTCGACGAGGGCCTTGCCCTTGACCCCTCCGGGATGGACGAGGACCAGGACGGTCTCCTCGGCCGGACGCGCCGAGTATGAGACGACCTCGGCGATGACGTCCTTTCCGAGGTCCTGGGCCGAACGGATGACCACCACCGACCTGTCGCCGAACAGCGAGGGCGACGTCATCCGGGTCAGCTCTCCCGCCTCCACCTTGGCTCCCGGCAGGTCGTGCACCTCGGCAGCAGGATCGGCGGCCTTGACCACGGCGACCACCTCACTCACCGCGCGGTCGGCCAGCAGCTCCTCGTCACCGAGGATCAGGGTCACGGGTGCCAGGTCGGTTGCCGCCATGTCGAGCAGCATGCCACGTCTCGGCGGCAGGGGCCCAACCGTCAAGCCGTTCGCAATCCGATTGCAGGTGCGGCGGGGCACCCTTTCCTCAGTAGAGGAGGTATCAAGAATGACGAAGTCCGTGATCTGCCGCCACGCCTGTCCCCGCTGCGGGACGTCTCTTGACGAGGGCCCGATCGTGTACCGCTGCGCGCGCTGCAGCCGTTCGGTCTACGCCGCCGACGTGGACACCGAGTTCCGCCGTCCGGCCACGACCGGAGTCTGAGTCCCGCCGCCCCGGCATCCGGGGATCACGGCACACGACGACATCGCACCGCGCCGGTGCCCCGCGACACCGGCGCCGCATGACCACACCTGCGGTGAAGATCACACCACCCACACCGCAGACATCAGCCCCGCGAGCATCCACCACGCCCCATCGGCACCTCGGCACCGGCCCCCGAAGCAGCACCGGCGCCGCATGACCACACCTGTGGCACAGGCCACGTCCGCGGCACATGGCCGCATCCGTGGCGCACGACATCGGCGTCCGGTTACGGTCTCGGCGTCCCGCTACGGTCCATGTCACCGGCGCTCGCGCGACGCAGGCCGGCCCCTTCGCTCATGTGGCGATGAGGCCCACCCCGCGGTCCTTGTTCAGGCTTCTTGTGGCGCCGCGTTCCAGACGTGGGCCCAGCCTCCCTGCACCATGGTCTGGAAGACCCACCGGCCACCGGATTTCACGAGCAGGTCGGCGTAACGCATGTCGTACGTCTGACCGTTCATCGTCACCGTGGCGTCCGTGACGACGACGACCAGATTCCCGGTCAGGAAGTGCGGTGTACGCGTCGACGTCATCTCCATTCCACCGGTCTCACCGCCACCGGTTTCGCTCTCCCTGGTCTCACCACCGCCGGTTTCGCCGCCCCCGGTCTCACCCCTGCCGGTTTCGCCGCCCCCGGTCTCACCCCTGCCGGTTTCGCCGTCGCCGGTCTCAGCGCCGCCCATAGCCTGCGCCATCGTGCGCATGAACTGCTCACGCGTCCACTGCGCGGCCAGACCGTCTCCTCCGGGGCTGTCCGTCACCACGTTGAGCGGAAACATCGCCATGTCGGCCATGCGCTCGACGTCGACCTTCGCACTGTGGGCGTCGTATTCGGCGAACCACGCCTCGACGCTCGCCAGATCCTCCGCGGTGGGGGTGAAAGAACCGCTGCCGAACGGGGACCCCTGCGTTTCCGTCATTCTTCGCTCCTTCGTGGACGACATCTCGCCGATGCACCTGCCGTCAGGCCGATCACGTCTGTGAGATCAGACGCATTGCACGTACTAGCTACCGTACGACGTACGGTAAGTATGCCACAGGACGGGAGCACTACGCCCCGGCCATCGTGGCACCGGGATCTGACCTCGGTGAGCCCGTCATCGGCACCCCGTCCGCCGTCCCCCCCGTCACCACCGTCCGCTTCGCTCCCCTTCGCCCATATCCATCCGTCACTTGACCTCGGCGGTCTCACTTCGAGCCTCGGCGGCCTCGGGAGACGACCGCCAGCGATCCGGCATGAGCCACCACCGCGAGATCGCCTGACAGGTCCGTCCGGTGGACGCGGACACCGAGCCGGTGAAGCAGGGCCAGAGTCGAGGAGGCGGGATGGCCGTACCCGTTGTCGGCGCCCACGCTGATCAGCGCCGCGCGGGCGCCGACCGCGGCGAAGAAAGCTGGATCATGCCGCCCGGAGCCGTGATGGGGCACCTTGAGGATCGCAGCGGGCGGCAGCCCGCGTCGGACCAACTCCTCCTGGGCCTCGGTCTCGATGTCACCGCTGAGCAGCGCGGCTCCGGCCGCCCACCTCGCGTACACCACGACACTGGCGTTGTTGGCGGCCGACCCCTCCCCCGCCCCCGGCGGGGACGCCTCGGGCCCCGGAGCGATGATCGTGAGCTCGGAGGGACCGAACCGCCAGCTCGTACCGGGGCGTGCCGCCCACGCGACGACGCGGCGGCGGGTGAGGTCCGCGTTCAACGCCGCGTTCTCCCGCCCATCGGCGCCATGCGGGGTCACCACCACCGCCCCCACCCGGCGCCTCCGGAAGACCCCGGCGAGCCCTCCGACGTGATCGAGATGCGGATGGGTGAGAACGATCAGCGGCACCTCCTCGATCCCCGTGGAGCGCAGGCACCGGTCCATGAGCACCGGGTCGGGCCCGGTGTCCACCACCACGGCCCGCCGGGGGCCGGCGGCGACCAGCAAGGCGTCTCCCTGACCGACGTCGCACGCCACCAGCAGCCATCCGGGAGGCGGCCAGCGGACCACGAGAGGCACGGCCACCGTCGCGGCGGCGACGGCGCCGGCGAGGAGGGCCAGGGTGATCCGGCGTGACCACCTGTGCCGCAGCACGAGCAGCGCAACCGGGAACGCGGCGACCAGCAGCACGAGGCCGGTGACGCCGCCCGGCCAGGGAAGGGTGCCGAGCGAGAACCGGGCGGCGTACTCGGCGACCGTGACGATCCATCCGGTGGCCAGCCCTGCTGGGCGGACCAGCGACTCGGCGAGCCCCATGTGCAGGGGCGCGACCAGTGCCGCCGCGAATCCGAGCAGGGTGGCGGGTGCGACCGCCGGACCGGCCAGCAGGTTGGCCGGGACCGCCACCGGTGCCAGCTGTCCTGACATGAGGACCAGAACCGGGGTGACGGTTCCCTGCGCCGCCGCCGCGACGGCGATCGCCTCGGCCAGCCATCGCGGCATGCGGGCCGAGAGCCGGTCGCGCCAGCGAGGGGCGAGAACCAGGATTCCCGCCGTCGCGAACATCGACAGGGCGAATGCGTACGACCGGGCGAGGCCGGGGACGAAGAGGATCAACCCCAGGACCGTCACCGACAGGGCCGCGACACCGTCACGCCGACGGCCTGTGCCGAGCGCGACGGCGGCGACACCGCCCATCAGGAGTGCCCTGAGCACACTGGGCGAGGGACGCGCGACGACCGCGAAGGCCACCATGGCGGCGACGGCCAGCACCGCGCGCGCCGCGAGAGGCAGCCCTGCCGCCCTGCCCAGCGCGACCGCAGCCCCGGCCACTATCGCCAGGTTCGCGCCGGAGACCGCGAGCAGGTGAGTGAGCCCGGCGTCCTTGAAATCGGCTTTGACCTGATCGTCCATACGGGACACGTCTCCGACCACCAGGCCGGGAAGCAGCCCGCGCTGTGCCGGCGGCAGCACCCCGGCGGCCTCTCTCAGCCCGGACCTGAGAGCCTCGGCCGCGCGTTGTTCCCACGAGGGCCCGCTCAGGACCCTCGGGGCGCCCCGGACGAGCACCACCCCGGCGACCAGTTCTCCGGGGTCGGCCGGAGCGAAGCGCCCGCTGACCGCGATCCGCTGGCTGGGGAGCAAGGGGCGCCATTCCCCTCCGGAGACGAACAGCACAACCGGGACGCGGAGCGTCACCCGGCCCGCCGGTGTCTCGACGGACTCGACCCGTGCGGGGACCACGAAGCTCTCCCGGCGTATCGGCCCGCTCTTCCTCGTCACCTCCCGGGGGTCGTCGGTCACCACGACCTCGGCCATGGCGGAGGCCCGTCTCTCCGCGAGTTCGGACACCGGCCCGGTGGTGACGGCGTAAACCCGGAAGGCCACCGACCCCGCGACCGCCGCCGCGCACACCAGCACCGCGAGCACCATGGTGCGAAGGCCCTTCATCCTGGTGGCCGGCACCGTGACGGCCACGGCCAGCGCACCCCCGGCCATGACCGCCGCGGCGGCGGCTCCAGCACCGGCCGGGCAACCGAGCAGCACGAGGGCGGTCACCCATGAGACGGCGGCCGGTGGCACCAGATGAAGGGCGTGCGCGGTTCCGCCCTTTCCTGCGGTTCCACCTCCTACGCCGCCGCCCTCCGGCCCGGGGCCGTCTCCCCCTGTGGCCCCGCCCCTTTTCACGGCAGCGCTTTCGCCCGGTGTTCCGGACACCTGGGCCCCTGTCATAGCGGCCTGTAGGGCACGCCTTACATATCCGGATGTCCGTTCCCGGATGGGAGGGCACCTCATACGCGGACCTTCTCCCGCATCTCGGCATACTTGCGATCACCTATGCCGCTGACGTCGCGAAGCTGATCCACCGTTCGGAAACCGCCGTGGGCCTCGCGGTATTCGGCGATACGGCGGGCGAGCACCTCGCCGACCCCGGGTAACCGCTCCAACTGCTCCACAGTGGCGGTGTTCAGGTCGATGACCCCGGCGGGGTCCGTAGGGACGGATGCCCCGGTGAGGCCGGGGTCGAGGGGGCCGGGAGCACCCTGAAGACCGGAGGCCCCGCCGCCCCCGGGGGCTCCGACGACGATCTGCTCACCGTCGACGAGCCTGCGCGCCAGGTTGAGGGATGCCGCGGCGGCCCTGCCGCGGAGCCCTCCGGCCTTCCGAACCGCGTCGGCCACCCGGGACCCGCCGGGCAACGTGATCACCCCGGGGCGGCGGACCTTGCCGGTGACGTGAACGGTCAGCTCGGCGGCGGACGAAGGGTGGGCTCCCGGCGTGGTGAGCGGCGCCGGAAGCGGTGGCCCGGAGAGCGGCGCGGGCGGGGTCAGGGGCTCGGGCTGCGGTTGGGCCCACCAGGCGTAGGCCCCTCCGGCGACGATGGCGACGACCGCGACGATCATGAGGATGCGCAGCCCGGGGCGGCCGGGTACGAGCGCACCATCGTGGTCGGCCATGACCGCGCGCAGCCCGCCCTGGCCGGTCACGACCCCGCGAAGCTTCTCGAACGACGGGGGCATCGGCGTGGAACGCATGCCCGCGGCCGGCCAGGGGGCCTCCCGCAAGCCGTCCGGCCACATGACGGGAGACGGGCCCGTCGAATTTTCTTCCCGGTCCGGGCTGGATCCGGTATCGCGGACGCTTGGCCGGTGGTCGCGGGGCTCGAACCCCGGCCCGGCCGGACGGACGACGTGAAGCGGGGGCAGCGTGCCGTCTGGCCGGATGCCGCCGGGGCGGCTCAGGCGAGCGGCCCCCGAACCGGCACCACGGCCGGAGTCGGAACCGTAGCCGGGACCGGAGCCGGAGCCGGGACCAGGGCCGGTCTCAGAACCGGGACCGGGACGGACGGTGTCATCCCCCGTCGGATCAGCCGGGAACTCCAGCGGATCGGCCGGGGAAGGATGCGCCGGAAGACGCGGGGACGACATGACGGAGAAACGGTCGTGCCCCATGAGGATCCGGAGCCGCGACTCGGCTCGTAACCGCTCAGTGGTCTGGCCTGTGGTCCGCACCCCCAGGACGTTAGGTCTCCATCATCGGGCAGCTCTGCCCCGAACCCGGTTCTGGGGATAACACGCCGGCCCGTGGCGCGGCTGTGGACAACCGGGCCGGCGAGAAGGAGCGCACAGGAGGAGGACGGGCTCCCGGGAAGGAGAACGGACCGCGTGGGAGAGGGACGGGCTCCCCGGAAGGACGGACTTCCCGGAAGGACGGGCCCTCGGAAAGGCGGGCTCCCCGCAAGGACGGGCTCCCCGCGAGGAGACGGGGCCGCACCGGAGAAGCACGGGCTCCGGGAGAGAGGGGCGGCGGGGTAAGGGAAACGGGCTCCGCCGGAGACGGCCTCGCGCAGCCGGGAGCCCCGGACGTCAGAAGGTCGCCGGCGAGACGGTCAACCCCAGCATGCCGGGACCGGTGTGCGCACCGACGACCGCGCCGACCTCGACGACCGTGACCCGGGTGAGGCCGGGAATGCGCCGGGGAAGCCGCGCGGCCAGGGCTTCGGCACGGGCCTCGGCCCTGAGATGCTGGACGGCCACCCGCACCGGGGCGGCGCCCGCGGCCTCGGCCGTGAGATCCTCCAGCCGGGCGATGGCACGCCCGGCCGTGCGGACCTTCTCCAGGGGGACGACCACACCGCCGGAGATGTGCAGAAGCGGTTTCATCATCAGGGCGGACCCGAGGAGGGTCGCCGCCGCGCCGATGCGGCCTCCCCTGCGCAAGTACTCCAGGGTGTCCACGTAGAAGAAGCTCCGGACCGACTCCATGCACCGGCGGGCGGCGTCGGCGACCTCGGTCCGGGTCGCCCCCGCGGCGGCGGCCTCCGCGGCGGCGAGGACGGGGAAACCGAGCCCCATGGCGATCGATCTGCTGTCGACGACCTCGACCGGTACGGGAGAGTCCGCGGCCCCGATGCGGGCGGCCTCCACCGTGCCGGACATCTCCGCCGACAGGTGAACGGAGACGACGCCGGTCGCGCCCCGGGCCGC contains:
- the holA gene encoding DNA polymerase III subunit delta, which encodes MAATDLAPVTLILGDEELLADRAVSEVVAVVKAADPAAEVHDLPGAKVEAGELTRMTSPSLFGDRSVVVIRSAQDLGKDVIAEVVSYSARPAEETVLVLVHPGGVKGKALVDGVKKAGARVVPVAKLTKPAERLAFIKAELRRAGRTIGAEAAEALLDAVGNDLRELAAACSQLAFDTPGKAIDEAAVARYHRGRAEVSGFTVADSAVEGRLGDALEQLRWALATGTAPVLLVSAVAGGLRSLAKVGGAPRNLRGAQLASHLGMPPWKIERVRRQLNGWGPEGLARALQAAATADQQVKGGGADPAYALEHMIQTVVANRTGS
- a CDS encoding nuclear transport factor 2 family protein: MTETQGSPFGSGSFTPTAEDLASVEAWFAEYDAHSAKVDVERMADMAMFPLNVVTDSPGGDGLAAQWTREQFMRTMAQAMGGAETGDGETGRGETGGGETGRGETGGGETGGGETRESETGGGETGGMEMTSTRTPHFLTGNLVVVVTDATVTMNGQTYDMRYADLLVKSGGRWVFQTMVQGGWAHVWNAAPQEA
- a CDS encoding ComEC/Rec2 family competence protein, encoding MTALVLLGCPAGAGAAAAAVMAGGALAVAVTVPATRMKGLRTMVLAVLVCAAAVAGSVAFRVYAVTTGPVSELAERRASAMAEVVVTDDPREVTRKSGPIRRESFVVPARVESVETPAGRVTLRVPVVLFVSGGEWRPLLPSQRIAVSGRFAPADPGELVAGVVLVRGAPRVLSGPSWEQRAAEALRSGLREAAGVLPPAQRGLLPGLVVGDVSRMDDQVKADFKDAGLTHLLAVSGANLAIVAGAAVALGRAAGLPLAARAVLAVAAMVAFAVVARPSPSVLRALLMGGVAAVALGTGRRRDGVAALSVTVLGLILFVPGLARSYAFALSMFATAGILVLAPRWRDRLSARMPRWLAEAIAVAAAAQGTVTPVLVLMSGQLAPVAVPANLLAGPAVAPATLLGFAAALVAPLHMGLAESLVRPAGLATGWIVTVAEYAARFSLGTLPWPGGVTGLVLLVAAFPVALLVLRHRWSRRITLALLAGAVAAATVAVPLVVRWPPPGWLLVACDVGQGDALLVAAGPRRAVVVDTGPDPVLMDRCLRSTGIEEVPLIVLTHPHLDHVGGLAGVFRRRRVGAVVVTPHGADGRENAALNADLTRRRVVAWAARPGTSWRFGPSELTIIAPGPEASPPGAGEGSAANNASVVVYARWAAGAALLSGDIETEAQEELVRRGLPPAAILKVPHHGSGRHDPAFFAAVGARAALISVGADNGYGHPASSTLALLHRLGVRVHRTDLSGDLAVVAHAGSLAVVSRGRRGSK
- a CDS encoding ComEA family DNA-binding protein — protein: MRSTPMPPSFEKLRGVVTGQGGLRAVMADHDGALVPGRPGLRILMIVAVVAIVAGGAYAWWAQPQPEPLTPPAPLSGPPLPAPLTTPGAHPSSAAELTVHVTGKVRRPGVITLPGGSRVADAVRKAGGLRGRAAAASLNLARRLVDGEQIVVGAPGGGGASGLQGAPGPLDPGLTGASVPTDPAGVIDLNTATVEQLERLPGVGEVLARRIAEYREAHGGFRTVDQLRDVSGIGDRKYAEMREKVRV
- a CDS encoding DegV family protein, with product MSPSVTVVTDSTAYLPQEEVSRLGIVVVPLQVIVGGRPFDDVVPLDGVARGDSAARSRGGSRADGRGVMEALGERGPVTTSRPAPRRFADAYAEAAARGATGVVSVHLSAEMSGTVEAARIGAADSPVPVEVVDSRSIAMGLGFPVLAAAEAAAAGATRTEVADAARRCMESVRSFFYVDTLEYLRRGGRIGAAATLLGSALMMKPLLHISGGVVVPLEKVRTAGRAIARLEDLTAEAAGAAPVRVAVQHLRAEARAEALAARLPRRIPGLTRVTVVEVGAVVGAHTGPGMLGLTVSPATF